From a region of the Rhodococcus sp. 4CII genome:
- a CDS encoding ferredoxin yields MIDVKLVVDLNRCQGYAQCVFLAPDVFTLHGEEALLYDAGPADDERDRVSQAAAACPVHAITTDLPDRRDEQ; encoded by the coding sequence ATGATTGACGTGAAACTCGTCGTCGACCTCAATCGGTGCCAGGGGTACGCGCAGTGCGTGTTCCTCGCACCCGACGTCTTCACCCTGCACGGGGAAGAGGCCCTTCTCTACGACGCCGGCCCCGCGGACGACGAACGCGACCGTGTCTCCCAGGCCGCCGCTGCCTGCCCGGTGCACGCCATCACAACCGACCTCCCCGACCGACGCGATGAGCAGTGA
- a CDS encoding NAD(P)/FAD-dependent oxidoreductase, which translates to MSSDVRIVIVGASLAGLRAAEALRGLGFDGSLTLIGDEPYEPYDRPPLSKAVLLGIMPPDHAALPYRFDLDAKWRLGVRATTLDLENNAVVLSDGAVVEFDKVLIATGVRARPWANSSEAALDGVFTIRTCDDSRALNERLSAGPRHVLVIGAGFTGSEIASVCRERGLSVTVTERGPAPLVGALGGVVASVAAEMQRDHGVDLRTGVTVTGLDGDGSGRLSRAHLSDGTTLDVDVAIVAQGSIRNTDWLAGSGLAAGPRGVTCDAGCRAFDINGIVTDNVFVAGDVARQPHPLYDYQLLALEHWGNAIGQAEVAAHNMMHEGLRRRPHLEIPAFWSSQFGVNIKSVGIPTYSDQVVITQGSVADRRFVAAYGFRGRVTAAVAFNQGKWLDFYRGLIESAAAFPPEFDVMDRTEPFEVRASELPDPAVLSHGPTVAVTGHLPTERRVEFVSLPK; encoded by the coding sequence ATGAGCAGTGACGTGCGGATCGTCATCGTCGGAGCGTCGCTCGCGGGACTGCGCGCCGCGGAGGCACTGCGTGGGCTCGGCTTCGACGGGTCGCTGACCCTGATCGGCGACGAACCCTACGAGCCCTACGACCGGCCGCCCCTGTCGAAGGCCGTGCTCCTCGGGATCATGCCGCCCGACCACGCGGCGCTGCCGTACCGTTTCGACCTCGACGCGAAATGGCGACTCGGCGTCCGGGCCACCACCCTCGACCTGGAGAACAACGCGGTGGTGCTGAGCGACGGCGCCGTCGTCGAATTCGACAAGGTACTGATCGCCACCGGCGTCCGGGCCAGGCCGTGGGCGAACTCGTCGGAGGCGGCGCTCGACGGGGTTTTCACCATCCGGACGTGTGACGACTCCAGGGCGCTCAACGAGCGACTGTCGGCCGGGCCGCGCCACGTCCTGGTGATCGGCGCCGGGTTCACCGGATCGGAGATCGCGTCGGTATGCCGGGAACGCGGACTGTCCGTGACGGTCACCGAGCGAGGTCCGGCGCCGCTGGTCGGTGCGCTCGGCGGGGTGGTGGCGTCGGTCGCGGCCGAGATGCAGCGCGACCACGGCGTCGACCTGCGCACCGGCGTCACGGTGACCGGGCTCGACGGCGACGGCAGCGGGCGACTGTCCCGCGCGCACCTGTCGGACGGGACCACACTCGACGTCGATGTCGCCATCGTCGCGCAGGGCAGCATCCGCAACACCGATTGGCTGGCGGGATCCGGTCTGGCCGCGGGGCCCCGCGGAGTGACGTGCGACGCCGGCTGCCGTGCGTTCGACATCAACGGCATCGTCACCGATAACGTCTTCGTCGCCGGTGACGTTGCGCGACAGCCTCATCCGCTCTACGACTATCAGCTGCTGGCACTGGAACACTGGGGCAACGCCATCGGTCAGGCCGAGGTGGCGGCGCACAACATGATGCACGAGGGTCTCCGGCGGCGGCCACACCTCGAGATTCCGGCGTTCTGGTCCAGCCAGTTCGGCGTCAACATCAAATCTGTCGGCATCCCCACCTACTCCGATCAGGTGGTGATCACGCAGGGCTCCGTCGCGGACCGGCGGTTCGTCGCAGCATACGGCTTCCGGGGTCGCGTCACCGCGGCCGTGGCGTTCAACCAGGGCAAATGGCTCGATTTCTACCGCGGACTGATCGAGTCGGCGGCGGCGTTCCCACCCGAATTCGATGTCATGGACCGGACCGAGCCGTTCGAGGTCCGCGCGTCCGAGTTGCCGGATCCGGCGGTGCTCAGCCACGGACCCACCGTCGCGGTGACCGGTCACCTGCCCACCGAACGCCGCGTCGAGTTCGTCTCGCTACCGAAGTAA